From a single Rosa rugosa chromosome 7, drRosRugo1.1, whole genome shotgun sequence genomic region:
- the LOC133719701 gene encoding uncharacterized protein LOC133719701 isoform X2, whose translation MCILCVIQKWSRRVATMLPWLVIPLIGLWALSQLLPPAFRFEITSPRLACVFVLLVTLFWYEILMPQLSAWRVRRNARLRERKRFEAIELQKLRKTATRRCRNCLTPYRDQNPGGGRFMCSYCGHISKRPVLDLPVLPGMGLSNSGIIRDLVGKGGKILNGKVWSENGWMCGQDWLENGNWVSGSIGGKSSYWKKDGSSVFGGDENCLAEKSYSGVVIFACKLLTSFFLSVRWLWRKIFRISTSGDDAASDAEHKAMLAKRGENGVNFQESRGEKARRKAEEKRQARIEKELLEEEERKQREEVARLVEERRRLRDEKKEAERGDRGKTSPPVREKDSKKEAEKKRQDRRKDKDKGSSKSNSDAEELEKRAGKESDRKRDFDKKNDNERRELPKSGTDFLKGQSTEVGYGAKNLSANNTVRGNAGSRYLDRMRGTIFSSSKAFSGGSFFGKGANTTVTKETKSSISVDHVHSPAHRRDLFPPERVAARPFMNGDDKSISRPIQSESQPGTAKKSWQQLFTRSSSVPASSSVNVISRPNAKSQTEVQTPVISGQPSSIQSFDNPINFGLPSPFTISPFPNGVTSSSLGFSPAVEPMFPRIGEGHHEPIPEEPELFEDPCYVPDPVSLLGPVSESLDNFQLDMGAGFVTDVGLERPRTLKNVSASSDLNKPSPIESPLSREKHNCNRVPSTPKAQDMHSPPLDDANANDKGTWQMWNSCPLGQEGLGLSGGPASWLLPPELNRSNKDDLVHPSSHMSLFSTEEQVVPGPHSPRHQSIFLGNGHNGGTFSPVTGSSDHDPWLQKAFFPPLSTAETHYPLKPPEEATKNERFFASPSRSTTNHAFELSPGNGWSKKESIECGVQGTAGEGVGKPSVLRPHVRGPYPPTPDVQSLWSYV comes from the exons ATGTGTATACTTTGTGTGATTCAGAAGTGGTCTCGCCGGGTAGCTACGATGCTTCCTTGGTTAGTTATTCCATTAATAGGACTATGGGCTCTCTCTCAGCTTCTACCGCCGGCTTTTCGATTCGAGATTACTTCGCCCAGGCTCGCCTGTGTTTTTGTGCTCCTGGTTACTCTCTTTTGGTACGAGATTTTGATGCCCCAGCTCTCGGCGTGGAGGGTGCGGCGCAATGCCAGGCTTAGGGAGAGGAAGAGGTTTGAGGCTATAGAGTTGCAGAAGCTGAGGAAAACAGCAACGAGGCGGTGCAGGAATTGCTTGACTCCGTATAGGGATCAGAATCCTGGCGGTGGTCGGTTTATGTGTTCGTATTGTGGCCATATTTCTAAGAGGCCGGTTTTGGACTTACCTGTGCTCCCTGGGATGGGACTTTCGAATTCGGGGATTATCAGGGATTTGGTTGGAAAGGGCGGAAAGATATTGAATGGGAAGGTGTGGTCTGAGAATGGGTGGATGTGTGGTCAAGATTGGTTGGAGAATGGCAATTGGGTTAGTGGTTCTATAGGTGGGAAATCTAGTTACTGGAAGAAGGATGGGAGTAGTGTTTTTGGGGGGGATGAGAATTGTTTGGCAGAGAAGTCTTATTCAGGTGTCGTTATTTTTGCCTGCAAGCTACTGACCTCATTTTTCTTGAGTGTTAGATGGCTTTGGAGAAAGATTTTTAGGATTAGTACATCAGGAGATGATGCTGCATCTGATGCAGAGCATAAAGCAATGTTGGCCAAGAGGGGTGAGAATGGGGTCAACTTTCAAGAGAGTAGAGGAGAAAAGGCACGCAGAAAAGCTGAAGAAAAGAGACAAGCTAGGATAGAGAAGGAGCTcttagaggaggaagagagaaaacaaaggGAGGAAGTTGCAAGGTTGGTGGAGGAACGCAGGAGACTTAGGGATGAGAAAAAGGAAGCTGAAAGAGGAGATCGTGGGAAAACATCGCCACCTGTGAGGGAGAAAGATAGTAAGAAGGAAGCAGAAAAGAAACGTCAGGATAGAAGGAAAGATAAAGACAAGGGTTCTAGCAAGAGCAATTCTGATGCAGAAGAGTTGGAAAAGAGAGCAGGTAAGGAGAGTGACCGGAAACGGGACTTTGACAAGAAGAATGACAATGAACGTCGGGAACTTCCGAAATCTGGGACAGATTTTCTCAAGGGTCAAAGCACGGAGGTGGGGTATGGTGCAAAGAATCTATCTGCAAACAATACAGTGAGGGGAAATGCTGGATCTAGGTACCTGGACCGCATGAGGGGtacaattttttcttcttcaaaagcATTCAGCGGAGGTAGTTTCTTTGGAAAGGGTGCTAATACTACAGTGACAAAAGAAACCAAATCTAGCATTTCCGTGGATCACGTCCATAGTCCTGCCCACAGGAGAGACTTATTTCCACCTGAACGCGTAGCTGCTAGACCTTTTATGAATGGAGATGATAAGAGTATCAGCCGCCCT ATTCAGTCTGAATCACAGCCAGGGACAGCAAAAAAATCATGGCAGCAATTATTTACTCGTTCATCATCCGTTCCTGCATCCTCGAGTGTAAATGTAATTAGTAGACCAAATGCAAAGTCCCAAACAGAAGTACAAACTCCTGTGATATCTGGTCAACCATCATCAATACAATCTTTTGACAATCCAATTAATTTTGGTCTGCCATCACCATTCACTATATCTCCCTTTCCTAATGGAGTCACTAGCAGCAGTTTAGGCTTTTCTCCTGCAGTTGAACCCATGTTCCCTCGCATTGGAGAAGGGCATCATGAACCGATACCTGAAGAGCCAGAGCTTTTTGAAGACCCATGTTATGTTCCCGATCCAGTATCTTTGCTTGGGCCCGTCTCCGAGTCGCTTGATAATTTTCAGTTAGACATGGGGGCTGGCTTCGTGACAGATGTGGGATTGGAGAGGCCTCGCACATTAAAGAATGTATCTGCTTCTTCTGATCTCAACAAGCCATCTCCAATTGAGTCACCTTTGTCACGAGAAAAACATAATTGTAATCGTGTTCCAAGTACGCCAAAGGCCCAGGATATGCATTCTCCACCCCTAGATGATGCAAATGCAAATGATAAGGGTACGTGGCAAATGTGGAATAGTTGTCCTCTTGGTCAGGAAGGTCTAGGTTTATCAGGCGGCCCAGCAAGCTGGCTTTTACCTCCTGAACTGAACAGATCCAACAAGGATGATCTTGTGCACCCTTCATCTCATATGTCACTGTTTTCAACAGAAGAGCAGGTTGTTCCTGGCCCCCATTCTCCTCGGCATCAGAGCATATTCCTTGGTAATGGGCATAATGGTGGGACATTTAGCCCTGTGACTGGTTCAAGTGATCATGATCCTTGGTTACAGAAAGCATTTTTTCCACCATTGTCAACCGCTGAAACCCATTATCCTCTCAAACCTCCAGAGGAAGCTACTAAAAATGAAAGATTTTTTGCGAGTCCCAGCAGATCTACTACCAATCATGCGTTTGAGCTGTCTCCAGGAAATGGCTGGTCCAA GAAGGAATCGATTGAATGCGGTGTGCAGGGTACAGCAGGGGAAGGTGTTGGAAAGCCATCAGTTCTGAGGCCTCATGTCAGGGGTCCTTATCCGCCAACCCCAGATGTACAGTCACTTTGGTCTTATGTTTGA
- the LOC133719701 gene encoding uncharacterized protein LOC133719701 isoform X1 has protein sequence MCILCVIQKWSRRVATMLPWLVIPLIGLWALSQLLPPAFRFEITSPRLACVFVLLVTLFWYEILMPQLSAWRVRRNARLRERKRFEAIELQKLRKTATRRCRNCLTPYRDQNPGGGRFMCSYCGHISKRPVLDLPVLPGMGLSNSGIIRDLVGKGGKILNGKVWSENGWMCGQDWLENGNWVSGSIGGKSSYWKKDGSSVFGGDENCLAEKSYSGVVIFACKLLTSFFLSVRWLWRKIFRISTSGDDAASDAEHKAMLAKRGENGVNFQESRGEKARRKAEEKRQARIEKELLEEEERKQREEVARLVEERRRLRDEKKEAERGDRGKTSPPVREKDSKKEAEKKRQDRRKDKDKGSSKSNSDAEELEKRAGKESDRKRDFDKKNDNERRELPKSGTDFLKGQSTEVGYGAKNLSANNTVRGNAGSRYLDRMRGTIFSSSKAFSGGSFFGKGANTTVTKETKSSISVDHVHSPAHRRDLFPPERVAARPFMNGDDKSISRPIQSESQPGTAKKSWQQLFTRSSSVPASSSVNVISRPNAKSQTEVQTPVISGQPSSIQSFDNPINFGLPSPFTISPFPNGVTSSSLGFSPAVEPMFPRIGEGHHEPIPEEPELFEDPCYVPDPVSLLGPVSESLDNFQLDMGAGFVTDVGLERPRTLKNVSASSDLNKPSPIESPLSREKHNCNRVPSTPKAQDMHSPPLDDANANDKGTWQMWNSCPLGQEGLGLSGGPASWLLPPELNRSNKDDLVHPSSHMSLFSTEEQVVPGPHSPRHQSIFLGNGHNGGTFSPVTGSSDHDPWLQKAFFPPLSTAETHYPLKPPEEATKNERFFASPSRSTTNHAFELSPGNGWSNRKESIECGVQGTAGEGVGKPSVLRPHVRGPYPPTPDVQSLWSYV, from the exons ATGTGTATACTTTGTGTGATTCAGAAGTGGTCTCGCCGGGTAGCTACGATGCTTCCTTGGTTAGTTATTCCATTAATAGGACTATGGGCTCTCTCTCAGCTTCTACCGCCGGCTTTTCGATTCGAGATTACTTCGCCCAGGCTCGCCTGTGTTTTTGTGCTCCTGGTTACTCTCTTTTGGTACGAGATTTTGATGCCCCAGCTCTCGGCGTGGAGGGTGCGGCGCAATGCCAGGCTTAGGGAGAGGAAGAGGTTTGAGGCTATAGAGTTGCAGAAGCTGAGGAAAACAGCAACGAGGCGGTGCAGGAATTGCTTGACTCCGTATAGGGATCAGAATCCTGGCGGTGGTCGGTTTATGTGTTCGTATTGTGGCCATATTTCTAAGAGGCCGGTTTTGGACTTACCTGTGCTCCCTGGGATGGGACTTTCGAATTCGGGGATTATCAGGGATTTGGTTGGAAAGGGCGGAAAGATATTGAATGGGAAGGTGTGGTCTGAGAATGGGTGGATGTGTGGTCAAGATTGGTTGGAGAATGGCAATTGGGTTAGTGGTTCTATAGGTGGGAAATCTAGTTACTGGAAGAAGGATGGGAGTAGTGTTTTTGGGGGGGATGAGAATTGTTTGGCAGAGAAGTCTTATTCAGGTGTCGTTATTTTTGCCTGCAAGCTACTGACCTCATTTTTCTTGAGTGTTAGATGGCTTTGGAGAAAGATTTTTAGGATTAGTACATCAGGAGATGATGCTGCATCTGATGCAGAGCATAAAGCAATGTTGGCCAAGAGGGGTGAGAATGGGGTCAACTTTCAAGAGAGTAGAGGAGAAAAGGCACGCAGAAAAGCTGAAGAAAAGAGACAAGCTAGGATAGAGAAGGAGCTcttagaggaggaagagagaaaacaaaggGAGGAAGTTGCAAGGTTGGTGGAGGAACGCAGGAGACTTAGGGATGAGAAAAAGGAAGCTGAAAGAGGAGATCGTGGGAAAACATCGCCACCTGTGAGGGAGAAAGATAGTAAGAAGGAAGCAGAAAAGAAACGTCAGGATAGAAGGAAAGATAAAGACAAGGGTTCTAGCAAGAGCAATTCTGATGCAGAAGAGTTGGAAAAGAGAGCAGGTAAGGAGAGTGACCGGAAACGGGACTTTGACAAGAAGAATGACAATGAACGTCGGGAACTTCCGAAATCTGGGACAGATTTTCTCAAGGGTCAAAGCACGGAGGTGGGGTATGGTGCAAAGAATCTATCTGCAAACAATACAGTGAGGGGAAATGCTGGATCTAGGTACCTGGACCGCATGAGGGGtacaattttttcttcttcaaaagcATTCAGCGGAGGTAGTTTCTTTGGAAAGGGTGCTAATACTACAGTGACAAAAGAAACCAAATCTAGCATTTCCGTGGATCACGTCCATAGTCCTGCCCACAGGAGAGACTTATTTCCACCTGAACGCGTAGCTGCTAGACCTTTTATGAATGGAGATGATAAGAGTATCAGCCGCCCT ATTCAGTCTGAATCACAGCCAGGGACAGCAAAAAAATCATGGCAGCAATTATTTACTCGTTCATCATCCGTTCCTGCATCCTCGAGTGTAAATGTAATTAGTAGACCAAATGCAAAGTCCCAAACAGAAGTACAAACTCCTGTGATATCTGGTCAACCATCATCAATACAATCTTTTGACAATCCAATTAATTTTGGTCTGCCATCACCATTCACTATATCTCCCTTTCCTAATGGAGTCACTAGCAGCAGTTTAGGCTTTTCTCCTGCAGTTGAACCCATGTTCCCTCGCATTGGAGAAGGGCATCATGAACCGATACCTGAAGAGCCAGAGCTTTTTGAAGACCCATGTTATGTTCCCGATCCAGTATCTTTGCTTGGGCCCGTCTCCGAGTCGCTTGATAATTTTCAGTTAGACATGGGGGCTGGCTTCGTGACAGATGTGGGATTGGAGAGGCCTCGCACATTAAAGAATGTATCTGCTTCTTCTGATCTCAACAAGCCATCTCCAATTGAGTCACCTTTGTCACGAGAAAAACATAATTGTAATCGTGTTCCAAGTACGCCAAAGGCCCAGGATATGCATTCTCCACCCCTAGATGATGCAAATGCAAATGATAAGGGTACGTGGCAAATGTGGAATAGTTGTCCTCTTGGTCAGGAAGGTCTAGGTTTATCAGGCGGCCCAGCAAGCTGGCTTTTACCTCCTGAACTGAACAGATCCAACAAGGATGATCTTGTGCACCCTTCATCTCATATGTCACTGTTTTCAACAGAAGAGCAGGTTGTTCCTGGCCCCCATTCTCCTCGGCATCAGAGCATATTCCTTGGTAATGGGCATAATGGTGGGACATTTAGCCCTGTGACTGGTTCAAGTGATCATGATCCTTGGTTACAGAAAGCATTTTTTCCACCATTGTCAACCGCTGAAACCCATTATCCTCTCAAACCTCCAGAGGAAGCTACTAAAAATGAAAGATTTTTTGCGAGTCCCAGCAGATCTACTACCAATCATGCGTTTGAGCTGTCTCCAGGAAATGGCTGGTCCAA CAGGAAGGAATCGATTGAATGCGGTGTGCAGGGTACAGCAGGGGAAGGTGTTGGAAAGCCATCAGTTCTGAGGCCTCATGTCAGGGGTCCTTATCCGCCAACCCCAGATGTACAGTCACTTTGGTCTTATGTTTGA
- the LOC133721590 gene encoding flotillin-like protein 4 yields the protein MYRVASANEYLVITGLGINDIKIRKKSWVLPGQSSTFIDLSPVNYTFEVQAMSAEKLPFILPAVFTIGPFDAKDSLKKYAKLISSHDKNSSHVKELVQGVIEGETRVLAASMTMEQIFKGTKEFKKEVFQKVQLELDQFGLYIYNANVKQLVDVEGHEYFSYLGQKTQMEAANQAKVDVAEAKMKGEVGSKLRQGKTLQNAAQIDAETKIISTQRQGEGKKEEARVNTEVKIYENQREADVAKANAELAMKKAEWAREAQVAEVEAEKAVALKEAELQKDVEMMNAMTTTEKLKAEFLSKASVEAETKAQEANWNLYQKQKAADAILYEKEKEAEAQRAMAEAKFYGRAKIADGELYAKKKQAEGLVVLGQAEGVYLRTLMDSLGGNYEAVRDYLMINRGIYQEIASINGEAVRGLEPKISIWTNGGEGGADGGNAAMKEVAGVYKMLPPLFKTVHEQTGMLPPTWMGNLPVADSSEPN from the coding sequence ATGTATAGAGTAGCAAGCGCTAATGAGTATCTAGTGATCACCGGTCTCGGAATAAACGATATCAAGATCAGAAAGAAGTCATGGGTGCTCCCCGGGCAGTCCTCCACCTTCATCGACCTCTCCCCTGTCAACTACACCTTCGAAGTCCAAGCCATGAGCGCCGAAAAGCTCCCCTTCATCCTCCCCGCCGTCTTCACCATCGGCCCTTTCGACGCCAAGGACTCCCTTAAGAAGTACGCGAAGCTCATCTCCTCCCACGACAAGAACTCCAGCCACGTCAAGGAGCTCGTCCAGGGGGTCATCGAGGGCGAGACTCGTGTCCTCGCAGCCTCGATGACCATGGAGCAGATCTTCAAAGGtacaaaagagttcaaaaaggaggtgttccagaaggtTCAGCTGGAGTTGGATCAGTTCGGTCTTTATATTTATAATGCCAATGTGAAGCAATTGGTGGACGTAGAAGGGCATGAGTATTTCAGTTACTTGGGGCAGAAGACACAGATGGAGGCGGCCAACCAGGCCAAGGTCGACGTGGCCGAGGCTAAAATGAAGGGGGAGGTGGGCTCTAAGCTCAGGCAAGGGAAGACATTGCAGAATGCTGCGCAGATCGACGCGGAGACTAAGATCATATCTACCCAAAGGCAAGGGGAGGGAAAGAAGGAGGAGGCTAGGGTTAACACTGAGGTTAAAATTTATGAGAACCAAAGAGAAGCTGATGTGGCAAAGGCAAATGCTGAGCTGGCGATGAAGAAGGCCGAGTGGGCCAGGGAGGCGCAGGTGGCGGAGGTGGAGGCGGAGAAGGCAGTGGCGTTGAAAGAAGCCGAGCTGCAAAAGGATGTGGAGATGATGAATGCTATGACTACGACTGAGAAGCTCAAGGCTGAGTTCTTGAGCAAGGCAAGTGTTGAGGCCGAGACCAAGGCGCAAGAGGCGAATTGGAATCTCTACCAAAAGCAGAAGGCCGCGGATGCAATTCTCTACGAAAAGGAGAAAGAGGCTGAGGCGCAGAGAGCAATGGCCGAGGCCAAGTTTTATGGTCGGGCAAAAATAGCTGATGGAGAGCTTTATGCAAAGAAGAAACAGGCCGAGGGACTTGTGGTGCTTGGACAAGCGGAAGGTGTGTACCTGCGCACTCTTATGGACTCATTGGGAGGCAACTATGAAGCGGTGAGAGACTACTTGATGATCAATCGTGGGATATATCAAGAGATTGCTAGTATTAATGGCGAGGCGGTGCGGGGACTTGAGCCGAAAATTAGCATCTGGACCAACGGCGGAGAGGGTGGTGCTGACGGCGGCAATGCGGCTATGAAGGAGGTTGCGGGAGTTTACAAGATGTTGCCACCATTGTTCAAGACTGTTCATGAACAAACAGGAATGCTGCCTCCTACTTGGATGGGCAATCTACCAGTTGCTGATAGTTCTGAACCTAATTGA
- the LOC133719710 gene encoding CBL-interacting protein kinase 2-like, which produces MENKGSVLMQRYELGRLLGQGTFAKVYHARNLKTGMSVAIKIIDKERVLKVGMIDQIKREISVMRLIRHPNVVELYEVMASKTKIYFVMEYVKGGELFNKVSKGKLKEDDARKYFQQLISAVDYCHSRGVYHRDLKPENLLLDENGNLKVSDFGLSALGESKRQDGLLHTTCGTPAYVAPEVINRKGYDGAKADIWSCGVILYVLLAGYLPFHDANLMELYRKIGKGEFKFPNWFTPEVRRFLSKIFDPNPNTRISLSKIMQSSWFRKGLVQKPAIAEVPVKELSPLDADAIFGPGEDNNSVTEAKQELVQKPSNLNAFDIISYSAGFDLSGLFEEAEQKKEVRFTSNKTASTIISKLEDIAKRLRLKIKKKDGGLLRMEGSTEGRKGVLGIETEIFEITPSFHLVEVKKSSGDTLEYQKVMKKEVRPGLKDIVWTWQGEQQPQQQEPPQPEQQEQPPLVLPVEVVSPLEA; this is translated from the coding sequence ATGGAAAACAAAGGGAGTGTGCTGATGCAGCGATATGAATTGGGTAGATTGTTAGGCCAAGGAACCTTTGCCAAGGTATACCATGCTAGGAACCTCAAAACTGGCATGAGTGTGGCCATAAAGATAATTGATAAAGAGAGGGTCTTGAAGGTTGGGATGATTGATCAGATCAAGCGTGAAATTTCTGTGATGCGATTGATTAGACATCCAAATGTGGTGGAGCTTTACGAGGTAATGGCCAGCAAAACCAAGATTTACTTTGTCATGGAGTATGTCAAAGGTGGTGAGCTCTTCAACAAGGTTTCCAAAGGCAAGCTAAAGGAGGATGATGCTAGAAAGTACTTTCAACAGCTCATCAGTGCTGTTGACTACTGCCACAGTAGAGGTGTATACCATCGTGATCTGAAACCGGAAAACCTACTTTTGGATGAGAATGGAAATCTGAAGGTTTCAGATTTCGGACTGAGTGCCCTTGGTGAATCCAAGCGCCAAGATGGATTGCTTCATACAACCTGTGGGACTCCTGCATATGTTGCCCCAGAAGTAATAAACAGGAAAGGCTATGATGGTGCCAAAGCTGACATTTGGTCATGTGGGGTGATATTATATGTTCTATTGGCTGGCTATCTTCCATTTCATGATGCAAATCTGATGGAGTTGTATAGGAAGATTGGTAAGGGGGAATTCAAATTCCCTAACTGGTTTACTCCTGAAGTACGCAGGTTTCTGTCAAAGATATTCGACCCAAATCCAAATACTCGGATATCTTTGTCTAAAATAATGCAATCTTCTTGGTTCCGTAAGGGGCTGGTCCAAAAGCCTGCAATTGCTGAAGTACCAGTGAAAGAGCTATCCCCTCTGGATGCTGATGCCATTTTTGGACCTGGTGAAGATAACAATTCTGTGACAGAGGCAAAGCAAGAATTAGTGCAGAAGCCGTCTAACTTGAACGCTTTTGATATCATCTCCTACTCGGCTGGCTTTGACTTGTCTGGACTGTTTGAGGAGGCTGAACAGAAAAAAGAAGTGCGGTTTACATCCAACAAAACTGCTTCAACCATCATCAGCAAGCTGGAAGACATAGCCAAGCGTCTGAGACTTAAAATCAAGAAGAAGGATGGAGGGTTGTTGAGAATGGAAGGGTCCACGGAAGGCAGGAAGGGGGTTTTAGGCATTGAAACTGAGATCTTTGAAATCACCCCGTCTTTTCACTTGGTGGAGGTGAAGAAGTCTAGTGGAGATACATTAGAGTATCAGAAGGTCATGAAAAAGGAGGTGAGACCAGGTCTCAAGGACATTGTTTGGACTTGGCAAGGGGAGCAACAGCCGCAGCAACAAGAGCCTCCACAACCAGAGCAGCAAGAACAACCACCTTTGGTGCTCCCAGTTGAAGTCGTCTCTCCCCTGGAGGCATAA
- the LOC133722757 gene encoding uncharacterized protein LOC133722757, which yields MSGFLRYGILSFRHGYLYWHGAFPMINYVPTDVQLQKRGIPTVSVFQLCTFGYVEDSTHLFVTCSFAQHVWKWLACCFGTILPTSGTIGGLFTSIIGKSFSPQLKNIWLASCLYTLMAIWKARNKLKFEDQCPSLMRIFSSLKAWLLFSAPYMPGYSNGLVDTQLLVGLGIQPIPKNRVAPRLVLCHPPIFPWIKLNTDGLAKGNPGPAACGSVFRDTHDHYLGGYCQGLGHKSAFYLELMGVIIGIEYVFQYGWRCLWLECDSTSVIACIKSSSFVPPWLLRIAWLTCLACIRAMTFHCSHILREGNTVADRMANMGLLSPSLVWHASPPPNISLYLCMDDLGFPYIRHV from the coding sequence ATGAGTGGGTTTCTAAGGTATGGCATTCTTTCATTCCGCCACGGTTATCTTTACTGGCACGGCGCCTTTCCTATGATAAACTACGTACCTACTGATGTGCAACTTCAAAAACGGGGTATCCCAACAGTGTCTGTTTTCCAGCTTTGTACCTTTGGCTATGTCGAGGATTCTACTCACTTATTTGTCACTTGCTCGTTTGCGCAACATGTTTGGAAATGGCTAGCATGTTGTTTTGGGACTATCTTACCAACTAGTGGCACTATTGGTGGGTTATTTACCTCCATTATTGGCAAGTCCTTCTCTCCCCAACTAAAAAATATTTGGCTTGCTAGTTGTCTCTACACTCTTATGGCTATATGGAAAGCTCGCAATAAGCTTAAATTTGAGGACCAGTGCCCTTCCCTCATGCGAATTTTCAGCTCACTAAAGGCTTGGCTTCTCTTTTCTGCTCCTTACATGCCAGGTTATTCGAATGGTTTGGTTGACACTCAGTTGTTGGTTGGGTTGGGTATTCAGCCTATTCCTAAAAACCGAGTAGCGCCTCGGTTAGTTCTCTGCCACCCTCCAATTTTTCCTTGGATTAAGTTGAATACTGATGGTCTTGCAAAGGGTAATCCAGGACCTGCAGCTTGTGGTAGTGTGTTTCGTGACACCCATGATCATTACCTTGGCGGTTACTGTCAAGGTTTGGGACACAAATCTGCCTTCTACTTAGAGCTTATGGGTGTGATCATTGGGATTGAATATGTCTTCCAGTATGGTTGGCGATGCCTCTGGCTTGAATGTGATTCGACTAGTGTAATTGCATGCATCAAATCCTCATCTTTTGTTCCACCTTGGCTGCTTCGAATTGCATGGCTTACTTGCTTAGCATGTATTAGAGCAATGACCTTTCATTGTTCCCATATTCTTCGGGAAGGTAATACGGTGGCTGATAGAATGGCAAACATGGGCTTACTTTCTCCATCCCTGGTATGGCATGCTTCTCCTCCGCCTAATATATCTCTTTATCTTTGTATGGATGATCTGGGATTCCCTTACATTCGTCATGTTTAA